From Vreelandella neptunia, the proteins below share one genomic window:
- a CDS encoding amino acid ABC transporter permease: MFSNGFMFSTSFTWNDLLFLLQGAWVTLLLTFWSMLLGTVMGVSCGLLRALLPRATIPLGWFLDIFRSVPLLIQFVLFNSLKSIVGLDWSAFTVGCVVLGVYVAAFCTEIVRSGVLSVPQNLRLASRSLGMTYWQDLRYVVMPLATRVAFPGWLNLSLSAMKDTALVMWIGIIELLRASQAIVTRIQEPLLVLCIAGLIYYLISLVVSRLGAQVEKRWQQND, translated from the coding sequence TGTTTCTGCTTCAAGGGGCCTGGGTCACTCTATTACTGACGTTTTGGTCGATGCTGCTGGGCACCGTTATGGGCGTCTCTTGCGGGCTACTCCGTGCACTGCTGCCCCGTGCAACTATTCCGCTGGGGTGGTTTCTGGATATCTTTCGCAGCGTGCCGCTGCTGATCCAGTTTGTGCTGTTCAATTCGCTCAAGAGCATTGTCGGTTTGGACTGGAGCGCCTTTACCGTTGGCTGTGTCGTACTTGGCGTCTATGTAGCCGCCTTCTGCACCGAGATTGTGCGCAGCGGCGTGCTATCGGTGCCCCAGAACCTACGTTTAGCCAGCCGTTCGCTGGGCATGACCTACTGGCAAGATCTGCGCTACGTAGTGATGCCATTAGCAACGCGTGTCGCTTTTCCCGGCTGGCTGAATCTCTCCCTCTCAGCCATGAAAGACACCGCGTTAGTGATGTGGATCGGCATCATTGAATTACTCCGTGCCTCCCAGGCCATCGTCACACGCATTCAGGAGCCACTGCTGGTGCTGTGCATCGCAGGGCTTATCTATTACCTCATCAGCTTGGTGGTTTCCCGCCTAGGCGCCCAAGTGGAAAAAAGGTGGCAGCAGAATGATTGA